Part of the Rhodococcus sp. OK302 genome is shown below.
TGGTGTCGCTTGGAACAGGGCGCCAGTTCGATCAGGCCCGGGCAGAAGCAGCAGTTCGTGAATTGCTGATCGCGGTGGGCGAAGATCCCGACCGTCAAGGTCTGATCGATACCCCGGCCCGTGTGGCACGGTCGTACCGGGAGATCTTTGCCGGGCTGTACACCGAGCCGGATGAGGCGCTCAACACGACGTTCGACGAAGGCCATCAGGAATTGGTGCTGGTGCGGGACATTCCGATGTTCTCCACCTGCGAGCACCACCTGGTGTCCTTCCACGGGGTCGCCCACGTCGGCTACATTCCGGGTAAATCCGGAAAGGTCACGGGTCTGTCCAAGCTTGCTCGCGTGGTCGATCTGTATGCCAAGCGGCCGCAGGTGCAGGAACGTCTGACCAGCCAGATCGCCGACGCTCTGATGCGCAAGCTCGATCCTCGCGGTGCGATTGTCGTCATCGAGGCCGAGCACTTGTGCATGGCAATGCGTGGCATTCGCAAGCCCGGAGCGAGCACAACGACGTCGGCGGTTCGTGGGCTCCTTCAGTCCAGTGCTGCTTCGCGTTCCGAGGCTCTGGACCTCATACTTCGTAAGTGATTGACGTGAACTCAGCGGGAGTAACCCCGGCCCGGACGCTGGTGATGGGAGTTCTCAACGTCACTGCGGATTCGTTTTCGGACGGTGGTCGTTTCCTCGATCGCGATGCGGCTGTTTCACGTGGACTCGAACTTCAAGCTATCGGTGTCGACATTGTCGATATCGGCGGCGAATCGACCAGGCCGGGTGCAATTCGAGTCGATTCGGAACTCGAAGTGGCTCGCGTCGTGCCGGTCATCGAAGAACTTGTAGCCGCCGGGATCCGTTGCAGCGTCGATACGATGCGGGCGTCGGTTGCCGCTGCCGCAATCGAAGCCGGTGCAGCGATTGTCAACGACGTATCCGGTGGTCGCGCTGATTCCGATATGGCAGCAGTGGTCGCTGACGCCGGTGTCCCGTGGATTCTGATGCATTGGCGTTCGGCGAGTGATTACGTGCACGGCGGTGGCGCCGATCATTACGACGACGTCGTTCGAGATGTGCGCGAAGAACTGATGACGCAGGTTGACTGCGCGTTGAAAGTCGGTGTCGATCCGTCCGCGATCATTCTTGATCCGGGTCTGGGTTTCGCGAAGAACGCCGACCACAACTGGGCGTTGCTGCATGCACTGCCCGAGTTCAATGCCTTGGGTTTTCCCGTACTGGTGGGCGCGTCACGTAAACGTTTCCTCGGGTCCCTGCTCAGCGATTCCGATGGAACCCCGAGGCCACCGGCAGGTCGCGAAACCGCGACGGCTGTTGTTTCAGCACTTGCTGCGCGCGACGGCGCGTGGGGCGTTCGTGTGCACGACGCGCAGGCGTCGCTCGATGCCGTTGCGGTTGTCGCAGCCTGGTCCCGCGGACGAGAAAGGGCCTGACATGGGTGATCGGATCGAGTTGCGAGGGCTGAAGGTTCGAGGCAACCACGGCGTCTTCGACCACGAAAAGCGTGATGGCCAAGACTTTTTCATCGACATCACCGTGTGGATGGATTTGGCTCCGGCAGCCGCGTCGGACAATCTCGAGCACACCCTGCATTACGGGGAGTTGGCCGAGGCCGCCGCTGCGATCGTCGGCGGTCCGTCGCGGGATCTCATCGAAACTGTTGCCGCTGAGATCGCAGACAACGTAATGACCGACGCGCGGGTGGAGAGCGTCGAGGTTGTCGTTCACAAGCCGTCGGCGCCCATTCCGTTGGTTTTTGCCGATGTTGCCGTCGTCGCGTATCGAACGAGGCAGAAATGACTCGGGCCGTTCTGTCGATCGGTTCCAACATAGGAGACAGCCTGGCTCACCTGCAGTCTGCGGTGGACGGACTCGGCGACGCTGTCGTGGCAGTGTCACGGGTCTATTCGACGGCCCCGTGGGGTGGCGTCGAGCAGCAGGATTTCCTCAACGCGGTGATCCTGGTCGACGATCCGAATGCCGGCAGCTACGACTGGCTTCTGCGGGCCCGGAAACTCGAAGAAGATGCTGATCGGGTTCGGGATCAACGCTGGGGGCCGCGCAGTCTGGACGTCGACGTCGTGGACTGTGAAGGGATTGTCAGTGCCGATCCGGAGTTGACCTTGCCGCACCCGCGCGCACATCAGCGGGCATTTGTTCTCATTCCCTGGCTCGACGTCGATCCGGGCGCGACGTTGGCGGTCGATGGTGCTGTGGTGTCGGCGGCGCAGATACTTCAGGGTCTTGATCAATCGGAGCGAGAGGGAGTACTCGCAACGGATTCGGTTCTCCTTCGGTGACTGAAGAGGATCAGGGGATGAAGCCGACAAAGATCAGTGAACTCCTGGTTTTGGCAGTGGTGGCGGCGGTCGCCACGTGGATTCTGATTCGTGTGTTCTACGGTTCGATGCCGCCGATTCCGGTGTACGCAGGTGCTTCGCTGTATTTGGCTGCCGGAGCCGAAGTTGTGATCGCGTTTGTCATTCGGTCCCGGATCAAAGAGCGACAGGTCGGCGACGGGTACCGACAGCTTCATCCGATCACCGCTGCTCGGATACTTGCACTCGCTAAAGCGTCCGTTTTGGTCGGTTCAGCTACCGCTGGTGTGTGGATTGGGGCGTTGGTGTATCTCATCCCACAACGATCGGTTTTGAGGGCCGCCGCCGCTGACACACCAGGGGCTTGGGTCGGGCTGGGTGCCGCAATTGCGCTGGTAGCGGCTGCTTTGTGGCTCGAACACTGCTGCCGGACGCCGGAAGATACACCTGACGAGCCAGCTCACTGAAGGCGTGGTGGGCGAATCGCGTAGATGAGGTCCGTGGCTCGCGCGTGCTTGACCAGTACCCTGGCAACCATGACGAATTCTGGTCGATCGAAGTCTGCGCGCCGTAGCAAGCGCAGCGCGAGCCAGATGATCGTTGCCGGTCTTCTTGCTCTCGCCGTCATCGCATCACTGTTCCTGATCTTCAGTAACAGTGTTCAACTCCTTCGCGTGGGACTGGTGGTGGCGCTCTGGGCAGCCACCCTGGGCGCGATCGCGATGACCAAATACCGTCGCGAATCAGCACTCGACAAAGCCAAGGTCGCAGATCTGCAGACCGTCTACGAGCTACAACTCGAGCGTGAGATCTCGGCGCGACGAGAATACGAATTGAGTGTCGAGGGCCGCGTCCGCCGCGAAGTCAGTGCCGACGCCGAAGAACTGTCCGCTCTGCGAGCGGAACTAGTGGCGCTGCGACGCAATCTCGAAGCGCTCTTCGACGGTGGTCTGCTTCCCGAGCGGCCAGCTCTGAAAGCTGATTCGACCCGCGTCGGAGAGCTTGGCGGAGGTCCGTATCGGGCTTATCAGCCGGCCGCATCGGGTCTGTATGTACCCGGAGCCGGGCAAAATGCCACCGGATCGCCGAGTCCTCAAGTGGGTGGCCTCGCCTCGCCGAGCCCTCAGGTGGGGGGCCTCGCTTCGCCCAACGACGGTCCGGTCACAGCCGAGACCACAGTCGTGTTCGCCGAAACTTCGTGGCGTGAGTCCTTTGCGAAAAACCCGGGATCGAAAACTGTTCCGGTGAAAGGTAATTCGCAGAAGGCTCAGCGTGTTCACGATGCCGAGGTATTCGAAGACCGCGCCCCGTCGGCACCAAAACTTGCCGTACCTGTTGTCGAAGAGTCCGTTGTCGAAGAAGTTGTCGTCGAAGAAGTGGTGGTCGAAGAGGCCGCTGGTGTCCAAGAATCTGCCGTGGATGCGCCGGACGCCCCAGTCACAGAGGCGGAATCCGAATCCTCGGACGAGCCGCGTCGTCGACGTCGTGCTGTTCCGGAAGACGCGGACAGCGGTGCGCATTCCAATGGGCTGACGGTTGCCGAGATCATGGCGAATCTCAGTTCCGCGAATTCAGGAGAAGGCTCGGGGCGTCGTCGGCGTCGTGAGGAGTGAGGCTGACAGCCGCGAGGACTGAGTCCTAGATCACCCGCTCGTCCATAGCGTCGCATGTCTCGCGGAGGATATTCTCTCGGATAGAACGTCTGGTACCCGCCGAGCGGGACTGGAACGAACGAGAGGAATCCGGTGACTTCCTTCGGGATCACTAATGGACCTGTGCCTGCGCGATTGACAGTTGGAATTGTCTCGGCAGGTCGGGTCGGAACTGCTGTAGGTGCCGCGCTGGAGCGTGCCGGACATATCGTCGGCGCTTGTTCCGCGGTGTCCGCAGCTTCAGTTGCACGGGCGGCCAAGCGTCTTCCCGAGTCCGAAATCCTTCCGGCCGCCGATGTTGCTGCACGCTCCGAACTGCTGATCCTTGCTGTTCCGGATGATCAGTTGGCGGACTTGGTCAAGGGCCTGGCAGCGACGCAGTCGGTAAAGCCCGGCACCCTTGTTGCTCATACTTCCGGGGCCAACGGCATCGCCATCTTGGCGCCGCTGACGGACCTGGGCGCCCTTCCGCTGGCCATTCATCCGGCGATGACGTTCACCGGCCACGACGAGGACACCGCACGGTTGTCGTCGGCATGTTTCGGAATCACGGCCGCAGACGACATCGGATATGCGATCGCGCAGTCGCTCGTTCTGGAAATCGGTGGCGAGCCGGTACGCGTTCGCGAAGAGAACCGCGCGCTCTATCACGCTGCGCTGGCGCACGGCAGTAATCACCTGGTCACGCTGGTGGTGGATGCCGTCGAGGCTCTGCGCGCATCGTTGGAGGGTGACGAGCTGCTCGGTCAGCAACTGATCGACGGTGATCCGGGTGGCGTCGCCGAACGAGTTTTGCAGCCACTCCTTTCTGCTGCTTTGGACAACGCGTTGCGACGCGGCCCTTCGGCCCTGACCGGGCCGGTGGCTCGCGGTGATACCGAGGCCGTTGCGACACATTTACGAGTACTGACGGATCTCGACCCGGAGCTTGCAGCCGGATATCGGGCGATGTCTTTGCGATCGGCCCAGCGGGTGGGCGCCCCCACCACATTGTTCGACATCTTGACTGAAACAGGAGGTGACCGTCGTGAGTGATTTGCAGGGCGGATACAAGCGCGGCGAACTGACAGTGCACCACGATGCGGACAAGCTTCGGCGGGTCTCGCGGGCATTGCGTGGCGTCGGACGCCAGGTGGCATTGGTGCCGACGATGGGTGCGCTTCATGCCGGGCACATCGAGCTGGTTCGTCAGGCAAAGCTCACGGGCGCCGTTGTGATCGTGTCGATCTTCGTCAACCCGCTGCAGTTCGGCACCGGCGAGGATCTGGACGCGTACCCGCGCACTCTTGACGCCGATCTGGAACTGCTTCGCGCCGAGGGCGTCGAGTTGGTGTTCGCACCGACAGTCAAGACGATGTACCCGCGTGGCCAGCGCACCACGATCCTGCCGGGGCCGTTGGGCAGCGAACTCGAAGGCGGCGCACGTCCGACGCACTTTGCGGGCATGTTGACGGTGGTGGCGAAGCTGCTGCAGATCGCTGCTCCCAATCACGCGTACTTCGGCGAGAAGGATTACCAGCAGCTGACGCTGATCCGTCAGATGGTGTGGGATCTCAACTTCGACGTGCAGATCATCGGGGTTCCGACGGTCCGTGAGTTCGACGGTTTGGCTTTGTCCTCGCGTAACCGCTACCTCGACGAGGGTCAGCGCACGGCTGCTGTTGCATTGTCGGCGGCCCTGATTGCCGGCGCACATGCCGCAGCGGGCGGAGCCGAAGGAATTCTCGAGACCGCACGCGCTGTGCTGGCTGCGGTTCCCGAGATCGAGGTGGATTACCTCGAGGTTCGCGGCGTTGATCTCGGACCCGCTCCGGAGCGCGGCGACGGCCGTTTGTTGGTGGCCGCCAAGCTCGGTACGACGCGTCTGATCGACAACGTGGGTGTTGCTGTGGGAACAGGATTCCTCGAGCGCGACACCGATCCTTCCGCTGACGCTGTAGACGACCTGCTCGCTCACTGATCGCTTTTTACGAGAAGAGGCCCGGAAATGTTTCGCACAATGATGAAGTCGAAGATCCACCGCGCCACGGTGACGCACGCCGACCTGCATTACGTCGGCTCGGTCACCGTCGATCAGGATCTGATGGATGCTGCTGATCTGCTCGAAGGTGAGCAGGTGTGCATCGTCGACATCGACAACGGCGCCCGGCTCGAGACTTATGTCATTGCGGGCGAGCGTGGCACGGGTGTCATCGGAATTAACGGTGCGGCAGCGCATTTGGTCAAGCCTGGCGATCTGGTCATCCTTATCGCATATGGCGTGATGAACGAGCAGGAAGTCAAGGAATATCAGCCGCGCGTGGTGTTCGTCGACGCTGACAACAAGCAGATCGAACTCGGCAGTGATCCGGCACATGCGCCGGAAGGCTCCGGTTTGATCACGCCGCGCATGCTGTCGACTTTGGATGCTTCGCGCGAATCCAGCCTGGTGTAGCGGTGCTGCTCACGGTCGATGTGCGGAACACCAACATCGTTCTCGGCCTGTTCACCGGGGTCGGTGAGTATTCGAAGCTGGTGCAGGACTGGCGAATGCGTACCGACCCGCGGATGACAGCTGACGAGTTGGCGTTGACGTTCCGGGGGCTGCTGGGTCAGCACGTCGATCAAATCACCGGAGTTGCTGCGCTGTCGACTGTTCCGTCGGTGTTGCGTGAGATTCGGGTGATGCTCGAACGCTACTGGGGGCATGTTCCGCATGTGGTGGTCGAGCCCGGGGTCCGTACCGGGGTGCCGCTCCTGGTGGACAACCCCAAAGAGGTCGGTGCCGACCGGATCGTGAACAGTCTTGCCGCGCACTATCTTTACGAGAGTGCGTGCATCGTCGTCGATTTCGGTACCTCGACGTGTATCGACGTCGTTTCGGCCAAGGGGGAGTTCCTCGGCGGTTGTATCGCGCCCGGGCTCGAAATCTCGACCGATGCCTTGGCGTCGCAGTCTGCCGCGCTGCGCAAGGTCGAGTTGGTCCGTCCGCGTTCGGTGGTCGGAAAGAACACGGTGGAGTGCATGCAGTCCGGGGCCGTGTTCGGGTTTGCCGGACTGGTCGACGGGTTGGTGCGCCGTGTCCGCGAGGAGTTGCCGGAGTTCAGTGGCCCCGATGTGGCCGTCATAGCTACCGGAGACAGTGCGCCCCTGATCATTCCGGAATCCTCCACCATCGAACATCTCGAACGTGATCTCACTCTGGAAGGGCTGAGGTTGGTGTTCGAACGCAATCAGGCACGTCGTGGATCGGGTCGTCGGCCGGTCGAGTGACGAAGTAGATTCGGTTCACCTGTTTCGCGATTGCAGAAGTTGTGCCACAATGGTCAACGTGAATCGTTGCATGAGTGCTCAGGAGTGTTGTCGAGGCTGACCGCTGCCTTGACCAATTCACATCTCCTTGGAGCTAGCTCGTGCTATCCACATATTCTGCAGATCTCTCTGTTTTAGTCCCTACTCTTGCATCTGACGGCGGCGTTTCCGCAGGTCGCAGTGCTAATCGTGGCTCTTCCGGACGTCGCCGCACCGGGGCTTCGTTGCCGACGCGGTTGCGTACCGCTGACCTCCTTCGCCTCACTGACGAGGGTGCCAACGGTGTTCTCGACGGACGTTTCGACCACCTCATTCCCGAGGCGTTTTCCACCACGGAGCGCTGGGCAACTCGCCTGCATTCCGACGACGACGTCGATGTCTGGCTCATCAGTTGGGTGCCGGAACGCAACACCGAATTGCATGACCATGCAGGATCTTTCGGTGCGCTCACGGTGCTCAGTGGTTCGCTCACCGAATATCGTTGGGCTGGTGAAGAATTGCTGGAGCGTCAACTCGACGCCGGCGATCAGGCGGCCTTTCAACTCGGGTGGGTACACGACGTCGTACGGACGCCGGAGGCATCCAGTGAGCCAATCGAAATCAGTGCTGATTCACCAACTTTGAGTGTTCATGCCTACTCTCCGCCGTTGACGGCAATGTCCTTCTACGAAGTGACGGATCACCGCACACTTCGCCGCACCCGTACCGAGCTGACCGACCAGCCCGAAGGAGCCTGAAAATGACTATCGACCAAATGCTTGACGACGCCCGCACTCAGATCGATCGCATGTACATTTTCCAGCTCACCGAGGCATTCCACCGCGGGGCGATCTTTGTCGATATTCGCCCGCAGGCTCAGCGCGCCATTGAAGGAACCCTTCCCGGCGCTCTCGCCATCGAGCGCAATGTCCTCGAATGGCGTCTCGATCCCAGCAGCAGCGCGCACCTCGCTCTGGCCACCGACCACGACGTCGAGTGGGTCATCGTCTGCTCCGAGGGATACACCTCGAGCCTGGCAGCTGCGTCGTTGCAGCAGCTCGGCCTGCGAAACGCTACCGATCTCGCGGGCGGATACAAGGCCATCAAGGCCGCCGGACTACTCGGTGCGCTCAGCGGTGTGCGTCATTGCACCCGTGAGTTGGCGGCGGTCGCAGCTCACTAGTCCCGCTTCGCGGAACGATCTCGGACTCATGCCGTGATGGCGGGTGAATGCCGTCGTCAGCGCAAAGGGACTGGAGTAGCCCACTTCTCGTGCGATGGACGACACCGTCCGGCTCGGGTCGGCGAGTAGATTCGCGGCAACGGAGAGTCGCCATTGCGTCAGATACCCAACTGGTCCGATGCCCAATTGTGCGGTGAATCGGCGCGCGAAAGCGGCACGGGAACAGCCGGTTTCATGGGCCAAGCTTTCGACGGTCCACCGGTGTTCCGGTCGGTTGTGCATGAGCCGCAAGGCATGACCGATGACGGGATCTTCGTACGCTGTGATCCACTGTGGTGCATGATCCGGATGCTTGGTGAACCACGTTCGGACGGTTGAAATCAGAACCAAGTCGAGGAGACGATCAAGCAAGACTTCCTGTCCGGGTCCGTCGGCGGATATCTGTTGTCCCAGAAGCGTTGTCATCGACTCTGTTTCGGTACTTCGTCGTACGACCGCGACAGGAGCAAGACTGTCGAGAATCTGCCGACTGACGTAGCTGTCCAAACGGTATGTGCCCGTGAGCATGACGGTCTGGCCGTTCGTCGAGTTGCCCCAGGTGCGAATGCCGAGAACCGACATGTCCTCGAGTGGTGAACCGTCGACCGCTGTGCAGTTCTGCATTTCGTCGATGATGACGTGAATCGGGGTGTCGGGATGGTCGGCGACCGTGTAAGAGTCGGGTCCGCGCAGAAGTGCGACGTCTCCGGTTGCAAGGTTCTCGGTCTGGCCGGTATCGGAGATGACGACGGCACTGCCGTGGAGGACAGCCAGCACCGTGACTGGCGCGTGGTCTTCGATGCGAAGTGACCAGGGCGGATCAAGAAGCGAACGCAGCAGAAATGCTCCCTCTGCTCGCGATCCCGACAGCATCATCGACAGTGCATCCATAATTTCACGGTAGACGCAGGCGTATGTTTTTGCGACTTTCAGCTATGGATCGTATTGCTTTGGCGCGGTCGAATGAGTACATGACTACAACACCTGGCATTCAATCGGCGGTAGTGATCGGTGGTACCGGAAAGACCGGTAAGCGCGTTGCTCAGAGGTTGGCGGCGGCGGGAGTGGAAACCCGAATCACATCCAGAACATCCGGGACGATTTTCGACTGGAATGACCGCGATACGTGGCGAGCGGCGGTGACCGGCGTCGACGGTGCATATGTGACGTACGCACCCGATCTGGCGGTGCCCGAATCGAGTGCCGATGTTCAAGAATTTGCGGACATTGCACAACGTAGTGGTGTTCGCCGGATCGTTCTCCTGTCGGGCCGCGGTGAACCGGCCGCGCAGAAAGCTGAGCAGACTCTTTCCGTGAGCGGCTTGGCTTGGGCAGTGGTGCAGGCAAGTTGGTTCGCTCAGAACTTCAGTGAGGGTTATCTGCTCGAACCGATTCAGACAAGGCATCTGGCACTTCCGGTCGGCGGGGTGGGGGAGCCGTTCATCGATGTCGACGATCTTGCCGATGTAGCGGTAGCCGCGTTGACGCGTGCGGATCTCGTCGGCCGAGTTCTCGAGGTGACAGGCCCGCGGACACTGACGTTCGCTGAGGCTGTGGATGCGATTTCGGTGGCGTCGGGACGCCTGGTGTCTTTCGAAACAATTGAACTGCAACAGTTTTCCGAAGGAATGAAGGAGGAAGGTGTCCCCGATGACGTTGTCGGCCTCCTGGCGTACCTGTTCTCCGAGGTTCTCGACGGACGCAACGAATATGCGACGGGCGTCGTCGAGGACGTGTTGAGAAGGCCGGCTCGGGATTTCAGCGTCTTTGCTGCTGAGGCTGCGCGAACGGGGGTCTGGTCGTGAAGAAAGAGGAAGTCATGTTGGAAGTCCTGATCGGGTTGACCGCTTTCGGCGCGTTACTGGCCGGTGGCGCATTGTTCGCATTTTCGTCTTTCGTGATGCCGGCTCTGCGATCGGTGGATGCGCACTCCGCAATCACGTCGATGCAGGCGATGAATGTCGAAGCGCCGCGTAGCGCGTTGATGCTGCCTCTGGTGGGATCGGCAGTCATGGCGATCGCTGCAGCAGTCTGGGCATCGATATCGAGACCGGAAGGCTGGGTTCTTGCCCTCGTCGGATGCGTCGGCGTTCTCGCTGCGTTTGCCGTGACCGTGATCTACCACGTCCCCCGCAACGACGCATTTGCATCGGTCGGGACTGCCGACGAAGCATCCTGGATTGCTTACGCGGCCGGCTGGACGATGTGGAATCACGTTCGCGTCGGCCTCTACCTGGCGTCGGGAATCGTGCTCGCCGTCTCAGCAGTACTACCAGCGATACGCACGGTGGACGCGGCCCAGTAGTCTTGTACCCCGTGAGTGATGTAGAAGCGCAGCCAGTCGACGACACCCCCGAGCAGCTCCGGATCCGACGCGAAAAGCGTGAGCGAATCCTGGCGCAAGGGCAGGAGGCGTACCCGGTCTCCGTGGATCGCACCCACACCTTGGCGCAGATCCGCGCCGAGTACCCGGAACTCGAGCCTGACACCGCTACCGGCGTGATTGTCGGCGTCGTCGGCCGCGTCATCTTCATGCGCAATACCGGCAAGCTGTGCTTCGCCACCCTGCAGGAGGGCGACGGTACCCAACTGCAGGCCATGATCAGCCTCGCCGGCGTCGGCGAAGACGCATTGGCTGCCTGGAAGTCCGACATCGACCTCGGCGACTTCGTCTTCATTCACGGCGAGATCATCAGCTCCCGCCGCGGTGAGCTCAGTGTGATGGCCGACGCGTGGCAGATCGCCTCCAAGGCGCTGCGTCCCCTGCCGGTCGCGCACAAGGAGATGAGCGAAGAGTCTCGCGTGCGTCAGCGCTACGCGGATCTGATCATTCGCCCCGAAGCTCGCGACAACGCACGCAAGCGCGTCGCGGTGGTTCGCGCACTGCGCAATGCGCTCGAAGATCGGGGTTTCCTCGAGGTCGAGACGCCGATGCTGCAGACGTTGCATGGCGGCGCTGCGGCGCGTCCGTTCGTCACACATTCCAATGCACTCGATATCGACCTGTACCTGCGTATCGCGCCGGAACTTTTCCTCAAGCGTTGTGTTGTCGGCGGTATCGAGAAGGTCTTCGAGATCAACCGCAACTTCCGCAACGAGGGCGTCGACTCCACTCACTCGCCCGAGTTCGCGATGCTCGAGACGTACGAGGCTTACGGGACTTACGACGATTCCGCGAAGATGATCCGCGAACTCGTTCAGGAAGTCGCGCAGGCAGCATTCGGTACCCAGGTCCTCACACTTGCCGACGGTTCCGAATACGACGTCAGTGGCGAGTGGCAGGTTCTCGAGATGTACCCGTCGCTGTCGGCGGCCATCGGTACCGAGGTCACCCCGGATACGACGGTCGACGAACTTCTTGCCTTGGCGGAGAAGGTCGGCCTCGAGGTTCCCAAGGACAAGGGCTACGGCCACGGAAAGCTCGTTGAAGAACTGTGGGAGCACCAGTGCGGCGATCAGCTGTACATGCCGACGTTCGTGCGCGACTTCCCCGTGGAAACATCACCGTTGACGCGTGATCACCGCAGCAAGAAGGGTGTCACGGAGAAGTGGGACCTCTATATTCGCGGTTTCGAGTTGGCCACCGGCTACTCGGAGTTGGTTGACCCGGTCATCCAGCGTGAACGTTTTGTCGATCAGGCGAGACTCGCGTCGGCCGGTGACGACGAGGCCATGGTCCTGGACGAGGAATTCCTCGCAGCCATGGAGCAGGGTATGCCGCCCACCACCGGAACCGGCATGGGCATCGATCGCCTGCTGATGGCCCTCACCGGCCTCGGTATTCGTGAGACGATTCTGTTCCCGATCGTGCGGCCGTCAGCTCGCTAGATCTGTACTCGATGAGGGTTCGGCTGCACATGTTGCGGCCGAACCCTTTTCAGATTGGTCGCTCCCACGGAATTCGGTACGGGTCGTAGTACTCGTCAACGACGGGCTTCGGTGGCGCCGGATACCAGATGACGCGTGGTGACTGCTTCAACTCGATAACTTCGATCGGCAGAACCTTCACCCGCGATTCGATTTGGTCCCAACGACATTCGCCATTGGCCACTCGCTCGGCGTACTGCCGAAGCTCCGGTGATGCCCCTTCTTTCGCTGCCAGCGCATCCATCAGTTCGTCAGTCACATCGGTTCTGGGATCCCAGTCTCCGTTGGAAACCCGATCCAATCTTATTGCGGCCGTATCTACTTGCGCTGCGGCATTCATGATTTTGTTGTAGATGCTGCGCAATTCGGGCGGGACATCGCTACTCATACGGCATCAGCCCAGGGATCTTTTCCGGAACCTGGCGAGTAGCCGGATTTCGGAACATTCATCGGGCCTTCGGCATCGGCAGTGCGAGTCACCGCGAGCGTCAGTTCCGTCCTCTTCTTTGCAGTGTCCATCTTTGCGACAACGGGGGCCAGTACCTTTTCGGACAGTTCGCTGAGTGCGCCGGACGGCGAGGTGACGAGGTCAAGATATTCACGCAAAGCGTCTACTAGGGTGCGGATGTCCTCAACGATCTCACGGATTTTTCCGGCGGTTGCAAGGATTCCGATACTGAGATCGGCACTTGTGGCAACCGGGGCGATCATGGGAATTTTACTGAGAAACATTTTGACTGCGGCGGTAACGCCATCGATTGTCACCAATTCTTCGAGCTTGTTCTTCAAAAATCTCAGCGCCGTTTCGATCCCTCGTTTGATCATGTCCGAAATGACGTAAAGAACTTCCTTGGATACATTGCCGACGGGGCCCTCCCAGACCATCGCGGCCGTCAGTTTGCGTGAGTAATCTTGAAATTCGACGCTGGCCATGCCATCCCAGGATTCGTCGACGCGTTTCGTGCCTTGCTCGAGGTTCTTGCCGCACTTCTCGATCCCGTCGCCGGAAGTCTTGTAGCGTCGCCAATTCGCTTGAGTTCGTTCCAGTTTCCGCTGAGCGGTTTGATCAGGTGCTCGAGCGGGCTCCAATTTGTCAGAACTTTGATCCCGTTGTCGACGTCCCCTACCCATCCAGCTGCGTCGGCAATGACTCTGCGGATATCGTCGGTCGCGGACTGGGGCGAGGGAAAGTCGACGGGGTTTGCCGGTTTGTACTCGGCCGGACTTTCGTAGGGCAACGCAGCCCCGGGGATAGGATTTTCGGAATTGTAAGGAGATGTGTCCACAATCGACATTGCACTATGAGCGTTCAGTGCGTCGTAGTTACGGTTCTCTTGATCGTGGTACATCCACGCTGCTCGATTGAGATTAAATCCGGTCGTGCCACAGTCCGAGGCTAGGTTGGCGTAGCGGCGGTACGTGACATCGGTATACGCCTGGAGTGGAGTTGCGAGCAGTCGCATCAACTCTCCGTCAAAATCTCCGAACGGAGGGGTGTGGTGCAGCACTAAACGACAGCCGACACCAGCGTCCTCGCCGATGTGGGTAGCAAGATTTGACAGTCCGGCAATCTCAGTCGAGTTAACGGTCAATGTTTTGCCCATAGTTGGTG
Proteins encoded:
- the folE gene encoding GTP cyclohydrolase I FolE, with protein sequence MSVNDVASDLVSLGTGRQFDQARAEAAVRELLIAVGEDPDRQGLIDTPARVARSYREIFAGLYTEPDEALNTTFDEGHQELVLVRDIPMFSTCEHHLVSFHGVAHVGYIPGKSGKVTGLSKLARVVDLYAKRPQVQERLTSQIADALMRKLDPRGAIVVIEAEHLCMAMRGIRKPGASTTTSAVRGLLQSSAASRSEALDLILRK
- the folP gene encoding dihydropteroate synthase gives rise to the protein MGVLNVTADSFSDGGRFLDRDAAVSRGLELQAIGVDIVDIGGESTRPGAIRVDSELEVARVVPVIEELVAAGIRCSVDTMRASVAAAAIEAGAAIVNDVSGGRADSDMAAVVADAGVPWILMHWRSASDYVHGGGADHYDDVVRDVREELMTQVDCALKVGVDPSAIILDPGLGFAKNADHNWALLHALPEFNALGFPVLVGASRKRFLGSLLSDSDGTPRPPAGRETATAVVSALAARDGAWGVRVHDAQASLDAVAVVAAWSRGRERA
- the folB gene encoding dihydroneopterin aldolase gives rise to the protein MGDRIELRGLKVRGNHGVFDHEKRDGQDFFIDITVWMDLAPAAASDNLEHTLHYGELAEAAAAIVGGPSRDLIETVAAEIADNVMTDARVESVEVVVHKPSAPIPLVFADVAVVAYRTRQK
- the folK gene encoding 2-amino-4-hydroxy-6-hydroxymethyldihydropteridine diphosphokinase — encoded protein: MTRAVLSIGSNIGDSLAHLQSAVDGLGDAVVAVSRVYSTAPWGGVEQQDFLNAVILVDDPNAGSYDWLLRARKLEEDADRVRDQRWGPRSLDVDVVDCEGIVSADPELTLPHPRAHQRAFVLIPWLDVDPGATLAVDGAVVSAAQILQGLDQSEREGVLATDSVLLR
- a CDS encoding DUF3180 domain-containing protein codes for the protein MKPTKISELLVLAVVAAVATWILIRVFYGSMPPIPVYAGASLYLAAGAEVVIAFVIRSRIKERQVGDGYRQLHPITAARILALAKASVLVGSATAGVWIGALVYLIPQRSVLRAAAADTPGAWVGLGAAIALVAAALWLEHCCRTPEDTPDEPAH
- a CDS encoding DUF6779 domain-containing protein, which produces MTNSGRSKSARRSKRSASQMIVAGLLALAVIASLFLIFSNSVQLLRVGLVVALWAATLGAIAMTKYRRESALDKAKVADLQTVYELQLEREISARREYELSVEGRVRREVSADAEELSALRAELVALRRNLEALFDGGLLPERPALKADSTRVGELGGGPYRAYQPAASGLYVPGAGQNATGSPSPQVGGLASPSPQVGGLASPNDGPVTAETTVVFAETSWRESFAKNPGSKTVPVKGNSQKAQRVHDAEVFEDRAPSAPKLAVPVVEESVVEEVVVEEVVVEEAAGVQESAVDAPDAPVTEAESESSDEPRRRRRAVPEDADSGAHSNGLTVAEIMANLSSANSGEGSGRRRRREE
- a CDS encoding Rossmann-like and DUF2520 domain-containing protein; translated protein: MTSFGITNGPVPARLTVGIVSAGRVGTAVGAALERAGHIVGACSAVSAASVARAAKRLPESEILPAADVAARSELLILAVPDDQLADLVKGLAATQSVKPGTLVAHTSGANGIAILAPLTDLGALPLAIHPAMTFTGHDEDTARLSSACFGITAADDIGYAIAQSLVLEIGGEPVRVREENRALYHAALAHGSNHLVTLVVDAVEALRASLEGDELLGQQLIDGDPGGVAERVLQPLLSAALDNALRRGPSALTGPVARGDTEAVATHLRVLTDLDPELAAGYRAMSLRSAQRVGAPTTLFDILTETGGDRRE